One stretch of Bacteroidota bacterium DNA includes these proteins:
- a CDS encoding VOC family protein: MNPINWFEIPVTDMPRAISFYEAVLEFDLKLNELPGMQMAWFPNDPKASGATGCLMLAPTHYTPSHEGTLVYFSVKDIDAVLTRVPLHGGKVLQGKMALGGEHGFVAHFEDSEGNRVALHAVSG; encoded by the coding sequence ATGAATCCCATCAACTGGTTTGAAATACCCGTAACCGATATGCCCCGGGCCATTTCTTTTTACGAAGCCGTACTGGAATTTGACCTCAAGCTCAACGAGCTTCCAGGCATGCAGATGGCCTGGTTTCCCAATGATCCCAAAGCGTCCGGCGCAACAGGCTGCCTGATGCTAGCGCCGACCCATTATACACCTTCACACGAAGGCACCCTCGTTTACTTTTCCGTCAAGGATATCGACGCCGTACTCACGCGTGTACCACTGCATGGTGGAAAGGTATTGCAGGGCAAAATGGCACTTGGTGGTGAGCACGGATTCGTAGCCCACTTTGAAGATAGCGAAGGCAATCGCGTGGCCCTTCATGCGGTATCTGGGTGA
- a CDS encoding cupin domain-containing protein: MDVVNLKDKLAQFDDHWAPRVIGELNGQHVKIAKVQGEFVWHHHEEEDELFYVIKGQMQLLFRDREVTLNPGEFCIVPRGVEHKPVAKEEVHLLLFEPASTLNTGNVQSDRTRDTLERI; the protein is encoded by the coding sequence ATGGACGTAGTGAATTTGAAAGACAAACTTGCTCAGTTTGATGACCATTGGGCACCGAGGGTGATCGGCGAACTCAATGGACAGCATGTAAAGATTGCAAAGGTGCAAGGCGAGTTTGTGTGGCACCACCACGAGGAGGAAGATGAGCTTTTTTATGTTATAAAAGGGCAAATGCAGCTGCTTTTTCGCGACCGGGAAGTAACACTGAATCCTGGTGAATTTTGCATTGTGCCCAGGGGGGTGGAGCATAAGCCGGTTGCCAAAGAAGAAGTTCACCTGCTACTTTTTGAGCCGGCGTCTACGCTGAATACAGGAAACGTGCAGTCTGATCGTACCCGCGATACATTGGAGCGCATCTAG
- a CDS encoding dihydrodipicolinate synthase family protein, whose protein sequence is MTKNSLTHPFERPQGVFAATLTPMDEDYNVDIALLAAHCKWLLAHGTNGIVLSGTTGEANSLSVDEKMKVLDGLLAQGIPASKLIVGTGCCAFPDTVALTRHAVAQGVAGVLMLPPFYYKGVSDAGLFASFSEVITRVGADDLRIYLYHFPKMSMVPFSLDLISQLLMAYPAQIAGIKDSSGDWGNMSAMVREFPGFDVFAGSEAFLLDILQEGGVGCISASVNITSPLAGDVYQHWQDASANGLQAKLTAVRHAFQAYPFIPTLKGIMHQRSGHASWQAMRPPHLPASQSEIDAALASMATLDFTLEPINYAV, encoded by the coding sequence ATGACAAAAAATAGCTTGACGCACCCATTTGAGCGACCACAGGGCGTTTTTGCAGCTACCCTTACGCCAATGGATGAGGATTATAACGTTGATATTGCGCTTTTAGCAGCCCATTGTAAATGGTTGTTGGCGCATGGCACCAATGGCATCGTACTGTCGGGCACAACCGGGGAAGCCAATTCTCTTTCTGTTGATGAGAAAATGAAGGTGCTTGATGGATTGCTGGCACAGGGTATTCCCGCTTCGAAGCTCATTGTAGGGACAGGATGCTGTGCCTTCCCGGACACGGTTGCGCTGACGCGCCACGCTGTTGCGCAAGGGGTTGCCGGCGTCCTTATGCTTCCACCGTTTTACTATAAAGGTGTATCTGACGCTGGTTTGTTTGCCAGCTTTTCTGAAGTAATCACGCGGGTTGGGGCAGATGACCTGCGCATTTATCTATACCATTTCCCGAAAATGAGCATGGTCCCTTTCAGTCTGGACCTGATTTCGCAGCTGTTAATGGCCTATCCTGCCCAAATTGCCGGCATCAAGGACTCAAGTGGCGATTGGGGCAATATGTCGGCTATGGTTAGAGAATTTCCAGGGTTTGATGTTTTTGCCGGGAGTGAGGCCTTTTTGTTGGATATTTTGCAAGAAGGCGGGGTTGGATGTATATCTGCATCAGTCAATATCACAAGCCCCCTTGCCGGCGATGTGTACCAGCACTGGCAGGATGCATCAGCAAATGGCTTACAGGCCAAGCTGACGGCCGTCCGCCATGCTTTTCAGGCCTATCCGTTCATTCCAACGCTAAAAGGGATTATGCACCAGCGTTCCGGACATGCCAGTTGGCAAGCCATGCGTCCGCCGCATCTGCCGGCATCTCAAAGTGAGATCGACGCAGCTCTGGCGTCTATGGCAACACTTGATTTTACCCTTGAACCAATCAATTACGCAGTATAA
- a CDS encoding VCBS repeat-containing protein, with product MMYRIVGSLALLVFMAGCAAGPKATTTPNNADAPELPMFLRQVVPFDVLDAAGNPYDLPFLGGLNVPRPQFVDIDGDGDDDLFLQEVTGRLMYFEHMRENGESSYVWRSDDFDGVKIGEWSRFFDMDGDGDFDLLTEQPYSYVKYYRNDGTVNEPAFTMLTDTLLTAEGEPLFADRQNIPNLTDIDCDGLVDLFIGRVEGTVMRYEALAKVEDGLPRFDLVTERFENIEIIGQFGSMHGANTLAFFDVDNDGDQDLFWGDFFEPSLLFIENTGTCSSPVLQGEPLAYPTQSPMSTSGYNAPAFSDFDGDGDKDMFVGVLGGAFNPNLTSADNLYYFERDAQDNYSLETRRFLYGLDVGRESIPVFVDLDADGDKDLVLSNKIEPEDFDLGRSLYFENQGTAEAPHFALADTMDFEPAYHYAPAFADLDADGDLDALVGTWSKGIALYTNKGTATNPNLVPENTSYLKLTRGSNSTPALVDIDADGDLDLFVGEASGTINFYMNNGAVGAPKFELVSDEYLDIDVGRRSAPAFVDHDGDGDFDMFIGREGYGMHYYENQGTPEMPNFVLDETFSLALPSLSAPAFVDIDADGDLDFFSGGDGGGLFFYERTRQ from the coding sequence ATGATGTACAGAATTGTAGGAAGCCTTGCGCTGCTCGTGTTTATGGCCGGTTGTGCGGCCGGCCCCAAGGCTACAACAACACCCAATAACGCGGATGCACCGGAGCTGCCGATGTTTCTTCGGCAAGTTGTCCCGTTTGACGTGCTGGATGCAGCAGGGAATCCGTATGATTTACCTTTCCTGGGCGGCCTGAATGTACCCCGTCCCCAGTTTGTTGATATAGACGGCGACGGCGACGATGACCTGTTTCTGCAGGAAGTCACCGGGCGTTTGATGTATTTCGAGCACATGCGCGAAAACGGCGAATCAAGCTATGTCTGGCGTTCCGACGATTTTGACGGTGTTAAAATTGGAGAGTGGAGCCGCTTCTTTGATATGGATGGTGATGGCGATTTTGATTTGCTTACCGAGCAGCCGTACAGCTATGTCAAGTATTACCGTAATGACGGCACCGTTAACGAGCCGGCGTTCACAATGTTGACGGATACGCTGCTTACAGCGGAAGGCGAGCCTTTATTTGCTGATCGTCAGAATATCCCCAACCTTACCGATATCGATTGTGATGGCCTTGTAGACCTGTTTATTGGTCGGGTAGAAGGGACCGTGATGCGGTACGAGGCGCTGGCGAAAGTGGAAGACGGTTTGCCGCGCTTTGATCTGGTCACTGAGCGTTTTGAGAATATCGAAATCATCGGGCAATTTGGCTCCATGCATGGTGCAAATACACTTGCCTTCTTTGATGTAGACAATGATGGGGACCAGGACCTGTTTTGGGGGGATTTCTTTGAACCCAGTCTGCTGTTCATCGAAAACACGGGTACCTGCAGTTCGCCTGTTTTGCAAGGAGAACCCCTGGCATATCCAACACAGTCCCCGATGAGCACCAGTGGTTACAATGCGCCGGCGTTTTCTGATTTCGACGGTGACGGCGACAAAGACATGTTTGTTGGTGTACTTGGTGGTGCGTTTAACCCCAATCTGACCTCCGCAGATAATTTATACTATTTCGAGCGCGACGCACAGGACAATTACTCGCTGGAAACGCGTCGCTTTCTCTATGGCCTCGATGTAGGGCGAGAAAGCATTCCGGTGTTTGTTGACCTCGATGCAGATGGTGACAAGGATCTCGTGCTCTCCAATAAAATTGAGCCTGAAGACTTTGATCTCGGACGCAGCCTGTACTTCGAAAATCAGGGTACCGCAGAGGCGCCGCACTTTGCACTTGCCGACACGATGGATTTTGAGCCAGCCTATCACTACGCGCCGGCTTTTGCCGATCTGGATGCAGATGGCGACCTGGATGCATTGGTGGGTACATGGAGCAAAGGCATTGCCCTGTATACCAACAAAGGCACTGCAACCAATCCCAATCTGGTCCCTGAAAATACCAGTTACCTCAAACTCACGCGTGGTAGCAATAGTACACCCGCGTTGGTAGATATTGATGCTGACGGAGATCTCGACCTCTTTGTCGGGGAGGCGTCCGGGACCATCAATTTCTACATGAACAACGGCGCCGTAGGCGCACCTAAGTTTGAGCTCGTATCAGATGAGTACCTGGATATCGACGTAGGGCGCAGGAGTGCGCCGGCGTTTGTAGACCATGATGGCGATGGCGACTTTGACATGTTCATCGGTCGTGAAGGGTATGGAATGCACTACTACGAAAACCAGGGCACCCCGGAAATGCCCAACTTTGTGCTAGATGAGACATTCTCGCTGGCGCTCCCCTCCTTGTCTGCACCCGCGTTTGTCGACATTGATGCTGATGGTGATCTGGACTTTTTCTCAGGGGGTGATGGTGGTGGACTGTTCTTCTATGAACGCACACGCCAGTAA
- a CDS encoding beta-propeller fold lactonase family protein yields the protein MKQFIVAGFALGLLVFSGCSQSGATVQASTPAPEMQPMAASEAAPVTPEATAVVARTGEYVYVCNQTSASVSVIDVETLEVVDTVELSTFGFDKNAKPHHIAVEADGAHWYVSLIGANRVLKFNNKNELVGSSEFQAPGMLSLHPDEDLLFVGRSMMAVNPPERIGMIEPATMEIEEVDVFFPRPHALIVDPRGDFVYSGSLSVNQFLSMNIDSGEINLERLEGNTTHTFVQFAVSPDGSRMVVGGQMTGQVFIFDTSNPEEVALLATVKVNGAPWHPTFTPDGRFVYFGNKGTDTVTVLDVEKQEVATVIEGEGLSQPHGIAISKDGSKVFVSNNNLRGGYKTMDMSGGKMDHGKMDHGAMNHDEEDDKKEGDMDHDKMDHGKMGHGKKEAASEDEVGTLVVIDTATNKVVKVIALGFYPSGVGTNLH from the coding sequence ATGAAGCAATTCATCGTTGCCGGGTTTGCACTCGGCCTTCTCGTTTTTTCTGGTTGCAGTCAGTCGGGTGCGACAGTGCAGGCATCTACGCCCGCGCCTGAAATGCAGCCTATGGCTGCCAGCGAAGCAGCGCCCGTTACGCCTGAAGCAACAGCCGTTGTTGCCCGAACAGGCGAATATGTTTACGTGTGCAACCAGACCAGCGCTTCCGTTTCCGTCATTGATGTTGAAACGCTTGAAGTAGTTGACACTGTAGAACTTTCAACTTTTGGCTTTGACAAAAATGCCAAGCCCCATCATATCGCCGTTGAGGCTGATGGCGCGCACTGGTATGTATCGCTGATTGGTGCCAATCGCGTATTGAAATTCAACAACAAAAACGAGTTGGTTGGATCTTCTGAGTTTCAGGCGCCGGGTATGCTATCGCTACATCCAGATGAAGACCTGCTGTTTGTTGGGCGTTCCATGATGGCTGTTAATCCGCCAGAACGTATCGGCATGATTGAGCCGGCTACAATGGAGATCGAAGAAGTCGACGTATTCTTCCCACGCCCACATGCACTGATCGTTGACCCTCGCGGTGACTTTGTGTATTCAGGCAGCCTTTCTGTTAACCAGTTTCTCAGCATGAATATCGATTCTGGTGAGATTAACCTGGAGCGCCTCGAAGGCAATACAACCCATACTTTCGTGCAGTTTGCCGTCTCTCCTGATGGCAGCCGGATGGTTGTTGGCGGCCAAATGACTGGCCAGGTATTTATTTTTGATACGTCCAATCCGGAAGAAGTAGCACTGCTTGCGACGGTCAAAGTTAATGGCGCACCATGGCATCCAACCTTCACGCCGGATGGACGGTTTGTCTACTTTGGCAACAAAGGCACCGATACGGTGACTGTACTTGACGTAGAAAAGCAGGAAGTTGCTACCGTGATTGAAGGCGAAGGCCTCTCGCAGCCCCACGGTATCGCCATTTCAAAAGATGGCAGCAAGGTATTTGTGTCCAATAATAACCTGCGCGGTGGATACAAAACGATGGACATGAGTGGCGGCAAAATGGACCATGGCAAGATGGACCACGGTGCAATGAACCATGACGAGGAGGATGATAAAAAAGAAGGCGACATGGATCATGATAAAATGGACCATGGTAAAATGGGTCATGGCAAAAAAGAAGCTGCCAGTGAAGATGAAGTAGGTACCCTGGTTGTGATAGATACCGCCACAAATAAAGTGGTGAAAGTTATTGCGCTAGGTTTCTATCCTTCGGGTGTTGGGACCAACCTGCACTAA